The proteins below come from a single Staphylococcus sp. MI 10-1553 genomic window:
- a CDS encoding PepSY domain-containing protein, with the protein MKFKMISLLLSTGIVLAACGNDDNDDQKNTSNTDNNTKTEQTTDNDQKHDDNDRDNDEQDSNPNVKAQTIDVKHIQTQPEDAINTAKSSFDGDVKQVEFKKENGEWVYDIDLRNNNEEAEVKVSDKDNKVLNKQTEKEMDNDRNQSINYEDAIDYQEAVKKAQDAQQGDLKQWSLDSDDGQFVYHIKLMTQNGEQELTLDAKSGKVLQQEND; encoded by the coding sequence ATGAAATTTAAAATGATATCTTTATTATTATCAACAGGGATTGTTCTCGCAGCTTGCGGAAATGACGATAATGATGATCAAAAAAACACGAGCAACACAGACAATAACACAAAAACAGAACAAACGACGGATAATGATCAAAAGCATGACGACAATGATCGTGACAATGATGAACAAGACAGCAATCCAAACGTTAAAGCACAAACGATTGACGTGAAACACATTCAAACGCAACCTGAAGATGCTATTAATACAGCAAAATCTTCATTTGATGGTGACGTTAAGCAAGTGGAATTTAAAAAGGAAAATGGCGAATGGGTGTATGACATCGATTTAAGAAACAACAACGAAGAAGCAGAAGTGAAAGTTTCAGATAAAGATAATAAAGTCTTAAATAAACAAACTGAAAAAGAAATGGACAATGACCGTAATCAATCCATTAACTATGAAGATGCGATTGACTATCAAGAAGCGGTGAAAAAAGCACAAGATGCGCAACAAGGTGACTTAAAGCAATGGTCATTAGATAGTGATGATGGTCAATTTGTATATCACATCAAATTAATGACGCAAAATGGTGAGCAGGAATTAACATTAGATGCGAAGTCTGGTAAAGTTTTACAACAAGAAAATGATTAA